The window GTTTCGATATTGAGCGCATATGCAAACTCCTGATGTATGATTTTCTGCGCCTCGCCGAGCACGCGCTCGTCTGCAAGATGAAGCTTTTTGCCTATTTTTTCAAGGCTTTTCTGCTTTTCGCAGATTGTGATTATAAGATTTATTATTTCGTGCCTGTCACCGCCCTTGAGCACTTTTTTAAACGCGTCCTTGCGCGCCGCGTCACCGTCTACCCAGAGGCTTTTATTAACATCTACCGAGCGGATAAGCGAAATTATTTCGTCTTTTTCAAGCACCTTTTTAAGCGTGATTTTCTCACTGTCAACCGGTGAATGAATGACCTGACGCGAGTCGTACACTGGCGCAAGAACATAAAAATCCTTTTTACCCAAACCCGCAAAATTTTCGCTTTTAATCTCTTTTACCGTGCATACGCCCGCAGTGGGGTGAAGTACGGTATCGCCCGTTTTATACATTGTATCTGATTCCTTTCGATGTTGTAAATTTTAAAAAACGTGCAATTTGCCGCAACAAGCAAACTGCACGCTGTATGGTTTCCACAATGTATATTATACAATATTTTGTCGAAAAAAGCAATAACTTTTTTGGAAAATTATCTCAAAACCCTTTCCAAAAACTTTACGGTACGCTCGTTCTTCGGGTTTTCCAATACGTCATTCGGGCTTCCCTGCTCGATTATGTAACCGCCGTCCATAAATATGACGTGCGACGCAACCTCTTTTGCAAAGGCAATTTCGTGGGTTACGACGAGCATAGTCATTTTCTTGTCCGCAAGCTTCTTCATAACATTCAAAACCTCGCCCGTAAGCTCGGGGTCGAGCGCGCTCGTCGGCTCGTCGAACAGCATAAGCTTGGGGTTCATTGCAAGTGCGCGCGCAATGGCAACCCTCTGTTGCTGACCGCCTGACAGGTTGCACGGATATTCGTTTATTTTCTCCGACAGCCCCACGTCGGCGAGAAGCCTTTCCGCCTCCGCTTCGGCGTCCTTTTGCGCAATTTTGTTAACGATAACCGGCGCCTCGGTGATGTTTTCTATAACGCTTTTGTGCGGAAACAGGTTAAACTGCTGAAAAACCATTCCCATTTTGCTGATAATCGGGCGCAGTTCCTTGTCTTTTTTGTATTTTCCGTTTTCGGCTATGATTTCGCCGTCAAATTCAATACTTCCGCCGTCTATGGTTTCAAGTTTGTTAAGACAGCGCAGAAAAGTGCTTTTTCCCGAACCCGACGGTCCGATAACCGCCACGGTTTCGCCCTTTTCAACGCTCAAATCTATGCCTTTCAAAACCTCGTTTGCACCAAAACTTTTTTTAATATTTTCCGCTTTTAAAATAGCCATAATCAACCTCTGTAATAATCAAATTTTTTCTCAATATATCCGAACAAAACGGTCAGCACACCGCAGAAAACGAGATAGAACACGCCCGAATAGAAAAGCGGCCATATAAGCGCTTTGGACGCGATATAGTTCTGCGCGGTCTGGGTGATTTCGATAACCGAAATAATTCTTGCAAGCGAGGTATCTTTTACAAGCGTGATGATTTCGTTTCCCATAGGCGGAACAATGCGTTTCACCACCTGCATAAGCACGATTTTAAAGAAAACCTGCACCTTGCTCATACCCAAAACGTAACCTGCCTCATACTGCCCGTTGGGAATTGCCTCGATACCTCCGCGGAAAATTTCCGAAAAATACGCGGCATAGTTTATCACAAACGCGATAAGAGTCGCATTCATACGCGTCATACCCTTGTATTCAAACATAAGGCTAGGTCCGAACATAACGATAATAAGCTGGAGCATAAGCGGTGTTCCGCGGATTATCCACACAAAAATTTTCGTCACCGCGCTCACCGGCTTAAAACGGCACATTGAGCCGAGCGTGATTACAAATCCGAGCGGAATTGCCATCAAAAGCGTGAGTATGAATATGTAAAAGTTTGTTCCGAAGCCTTTTAAAAGTGCTTGTGTTACAGTTAAAAACATAATTTTTCCGTCCTGTTTTCT of the Qingrenia yutianensis genome contains:
- a CDS encoding CarD family transcriptional regulator, with protein sequence MYKTGDTVLHPTAGVCTVKEIKSENFAGLGKKDFYVLAPVYDSRQVIHSPVDSEKITLKKVLEKDEIISLIRSVDVNKSLWVDGDAARKDAFKKVLKGGDRHEIINLIITICEKQKSLEKIGKKLHLADERVLGEAQKIIHQEFAYALNIETSKISQFIMKELELC
- a CDS encoding amino acid ABC transporter ATP-binding protein codes for the protein MAILKAENIKKSFGANEVLKGIDLSVEKGETVAVIGPSGSGKSTFLRCLNKLETIDGGSIEFDGEIIAENGKYKKDKELRPIISKMGMVFQQFNLFPHKSVIENITEAPVIVNKIAQKDAEAEAERLLADVGLSEKINEYPCNLSGGQQQRVAIARALAMNPKLMLFDEPTSALDPELTGEVLNVMKKLADKKMTMLVVTHEIAFAKEVASHVIFMDGGYIIEQGSPNDVLENPKNERTVKFLERVLR
- a CDS encoding amino acid ABC transporter permease, which gives rise to MFLTVTQALLKGFGTNFYIFILTLLMAIPLGFVITLGSMCRFKPVSAVTKIFVWIIRGTPLMLQLIIVMFGPSLMFEYKGMTRMNATLIAFVINYAAYFSEIFRGGIEAIPNGQYEAGYVLGMSKVQVFFKIVLMQVVKRIVPPMGNEIITLVKDTSLARIISVIEITQTAQNYIASKALIWPLFYSGVFYLVFCGVLTVLFGYIEKKFDYYRG